GATAACCACCAAGGCACCAGATGCCCTTTCCTTCCCCATCACCaaaatgtgattttttttttttttttgttttgttttatttgttgGGTGGGGGGTAAAATAGATGAATCATTCAAATATAGATACTGATATAGAgtaatcagaaaacaaaatatttaacAACGGCATAAAAAGATTTGTTGAAGATTTCATAAAATAGTCGCAGGGTGGTCGAGCACATAGAATGCCATCTGATGAAAAAATATTGGACATCTCGACCTCAGATTAGACTAGCCTTTTTGGCCTCAGTATTAGCCGAGGTGAATAACTTCGGTGAAAACAGAAGAGCCACTATGCTCGTGCTAATAAAAGTCCGACAATTGCGGTAACACTGTAGTCAATGCACGATCGGTGTAATTACCGCCGTATGCTGCTCATGTGGGACAATTTCTACATTGCAAACATGCAGTTGACCATTACCTTACAATTAAAGCATGTCGTGCCAAATTAGGTAACGGATCAGTATACTACCCTATATAAAGGGGTAGCTCAGAGGTCCTCGAGTAAGCTCATTCAAAGACACTACTCTGCAAAATTTCTTCCTTCCACACTGTTGTCTTATCCTTCTGATTTAGGCATTGGAGGGTCTCCGCTGGAAGCTTTTTGGCAAGTAGACTTTTTGCAGGTCATCGCCAAATATGACCAATTCTTCTTCACCTCAGTCGCCTCATTCAGTTCGGTTTTTACTGACCTCAGAACAACTCGAGTCGTGCTCCGACCTCGATTCAGAATTTAGCGGCAACACCATCTAATCAGTTTTACTATTAGTTTCTCTTTAAATATGGCAAACCTCAATAGAGATTAATGTGGCATCACAGTGGATCTGGTGAGAGGATTCATTTAAATTAGGGTTACAAAATAAGTGTgcattttgattcaaaatcagaTGCTACTTACAAAAATAACAGGAACTTATATGTCTCGTCAACGCATTGTGCTAAAAAGAAAATGTCAGGGTCGACCGTAAATTTTCCAAAAGTAAAATTTTTCGTTTTGTGGCAAGTACTTTGAAAAATCAAATATCAGTCTTcaaatctcacaaaagtaataaaCAGTTATCGACAGAGTTTTGATTTATTGATGGATTCGCTGTCAGTGATGCCACTGGTACACTGTAACGACACTTTTCTTTCCAATAACTGGCCATTCAGCAAAGATTAGCTAGCTACTATAACCAGAAGCTGAAGTAAGTAACCCAAACCAAGGGTTTGCCTCCCTCGCCGAAAGCTCAGATGAGGCTCCTTACCTCATCCAATAGGAAGAGATCTTACTATTTCTATCTCGTTACCTTGTCTTTCATCATCTTTGCAGCCATTCTATATGCTGTGGACTTCACCTCCATCCTTAAGCATCCATGTCTGAGATACCAGCAGCTCGAATACTCATCACAACGACAAAAACCCAGAGCCTTTATTGGAAACCAGAGAGAGCGCGCAGCCCTCAtcagaaaagaaggagaagaatccctttTCACACAAGCTGATGAAGCCAAAATTCTCGATGAAGAAGTTATAGTGAACTTCGAAGCCGTGTCCAAGCAAGTTGAGGAAGGGGTTATTTTCGACGAAGACGAAGAAGAAGGTGCGGAAGAATTGGAAGGAGAGAACCATGGTGGCGTGCCATTTGCTGTTGGAAGGACGGAGGAGGGGTGCAATGTGTTCAGCGGCAAATGGGTCTACGATGAAGTCTCGAGACCTCATTACACCGAGCGGCAGTGCCGTTTCATTAGCCCTCAGATGAAGTGCCAAGCTTTCGGGAGGCCAGATAAGGGATACCAGCACTGGAGATGGCAACCGCATGGCTGCTCTCTGCCAAGGTACACGAGGCCATTCACTAAGATCCAGCTAAGGAACATATACCTGTGATCTTTTGAGAAGAGGAACCTATTATGTTTGTGTTAGATGAGAATTTTGCATTACCTATGCTTAGAAAGTGAAACTACTTACCAAAGATTAGAAATTTTAGCTTATGCAACTCCTTGTTCTATCAATCAAGATGATACTAGATATAACCCATAGTGATCTTCTCCCCCCTGAGCTAGAAATATATAGGGGAGGATGATACGAaggaatttatttttaaaatttaagaatTTGCGATGCTCGCAAACTTTTCAgacactttttttttctgagagagAAAGATAGCTCAGTCAGCAATGGAAActataaaagagaaaaagtagGATGATAAACTACTCTTAATTAATTccctcacaaaaaaaaaatcttaattacTCTAGAGAATTAGCTATTAGTGGCAGCAAGTTTTTACATGTATGAAActagttatttatgatttattcactGGTTGATTATGGTGTGAAACCTTTCCTTCCATTTGGTTAATTTTCATAACTGCAATCACTTTCACTGAATTAACTGAGCAGCAGCATTATATGCCAATAAGACTCCCTTGTCAGCGCAGGCGTTGTGGAGAGCTTTCTGATTTGTACCTGGATGGTGTCATTCTCACCATATTTCTCATTTTATCAACAGAACTTTCTAAGACCAATTATTCTAATGACAATTGAGCATTTAAGTAGAGTGACTCTTTTCCTTGCATGGACTTAGAATATTAGCTAAATCTTCGCCCTTTGAGAAACCATTCACACTTTCTGATGACCTGGGTTATTCTCAAATTGCAGCTTCAATGCCACATTTATGCTTCGAAGGCTCCGAGGGAAGCGAATACTTTTTGTTGGAGACTCCTTGACTAAGAGCCAGTTCATGTCGATGATATGTCTCCTACAGCGTGCAATACCGAAGTACGCCAAATTCCACAGACACTATGGATCACATACCATCTTCAGTGCACCGGTAGTTCACATTCCATACTCTAATGGCACACTTTTGCTGCATGTTTCAAATTAATAGGACTTATCATATAAAAACTAATCAGCATTTTTCTATATACATAGAAATACAGAGCTACGATCGAGTTCTATTGGGCTCCCTTTCTTGTTGAATCAAATTGTGATAACGCCACCGTGCACCGGGTGATGGATAGGATAGTTCATGCATATTCCGGATCCATTAATAGACATGCTCAGCATTGGAAGGGAGCTGATGTTTTGATATTCAATACATATATGTGGTGGATAACAGGGTCTCCAATGAAGATTCTGTAACTATCATCCCTAAACAATCGACTTTGACATCGTCTCGCTACGATGATATTTATTTTTCACAAGCTTTCATTGGCTAACAGGCGAAGGTCTCGCAAAGGGGGAATGGAGTTCATCAAGTTGATGGAAACAGAGGACGCGTATCGGTTGGCACTGAAGAGAATGGTGAGGTGGTTGGAGAAGAACATGGATCCACAGAAGACCAGGGTCTTCTTCTCAGGACTTTCACCTAGTCATTGGAGGTAAGCCAAATTTCCATCCAAGCAATTTAGGATGCAAACTTTTGGTTAGGAGGAAGGGGATTCTCAGTTATTATCGGACAGTGAAGCCTAGCAAAGCCTAAGCCGGAAACAAGGGCCTAAAGTATGGACACTCAAAGCCCAGACAGTGACTGCAATGTGTAGTCAACACACAGCAGCAGTGTAAAAATTATTTAGTCTTTCAAGAAAAATGTCTTTGACTCttccaagattttgctaagaaATGATTGGAGTAAGAAGAGTCACTAAAATATATAATTGTTTCATTCATGTTATTACATTCTAGCATGATTCGGTAGCAATATATCACTAtatataaatctaaaatcaaaacattttctttttatttttcctctaaaacctTAAGAACAAGATTTGATCTTTTGTTGATAGATCAACCAACTAATTAACCTACCTGATGAGATGGCAGGAGCATAGAGTGGGGAGGCGAACGCGATGGTACTTGTTACAATCAAACAACTCCAATTGCTGATCCAACTTATTGGGGATCTGGTGCAAGCAAGAGCATGATGAAGGTTATAGACCAAGTTTTAAGCAACACGACAGTTCCCATCACCATTCTAAACATCACCCAACTATCGGCATATCGCAAGGATGCACATACCTCGGTTTATAAGCAGTTGCCATACCAGTTGACACGCAGGCAACGGAAGAACCCCACAAGCTACGCTGACTGTGTACATTGGTGCTTGCCAGGCCTTCAAGATACTTGGAATGAACTCTTGTACACCAAGCTCTTCTTTCCCTAAGAGCTTGACTTTATTCTGAAGGGGTTATAATTCATGTTCTAAatattctttccttctcttcctcctcatcTTTTAGGTTTTCTCAAAGACTACCTTTCCTTATTAGCACACCTCATATTTAAAATGGATGTGCTCTTAACGTTCAATCCATATCTGCAAAGATGATTCATCAACTGTGAAGGTATTGAATTCGCCGGCCTCGAGTCACACGTTTTTTTTGATGGAATGCTTTCATGAAGATATCTTGGTTTGAATTACGAATGTTTCAAAACTGGTGTAGTGACAGCATCAGTCCACAGGTCAAATTACATCTCCATGGCAGCAACAACTATATGTTTTTGCTAGTACAAATTCTAGTTCCATCTAAATCGGTTGGCAGATGTTTAATAACCAACACAGAGATAAGTGGAAAGACTCATCTATCTCAGAAAATGAAAGAAGCTATAAAGAAGTCTCTTGCCGGAGATAGGGATAACATTTGTTAGATTACATACCAAactttagaaaaatatattGAACTTTTGACAAAGAAAGAACGCCAAATCTAAACTTCCCCAACTGTACAAAACAACATCGATCAAACAGTACCCATATGATAGCAAGAATAGTGCTTGATTTTTCTTACTTATTTTCTggaatttttcatttttcactTTAAGTGCTTAAATCATTTATGAAGTTCGAATGCATTTCCTGCTTTTCCTCTCTCACAAAATCCAAACATTTACCTCTGGCTGAATTGCTTATAATTCTCAAATGACGCACTTATGTCTCTGTGCTGGGATGAAGCATTAATTCCATTCTTTTTTTGATCACTCAGGGACAAAATTTTGCTGCAGCAAGCAGTCTCCTTTCTATATATGGACAACTGCAAAGCACAAAATTCATTCATGCATGTTGAGAAAATTTTAATACTGATTTAATATTTCTATAACAAATGTTTGTCCTTAATTCTCATCTGAGGGCGGTCTTATCTGAGGTTGgccatatgtttttttttttttttttttttgatgaagtgGGAGGCAAAGCCATGCACCCGGCCTTTTTGGATGAAGAAGTTGGTCATATGTCATTATACATATAATGATTCTTGAAGAACTGAAGCAAGCCATGTAACAAGTCCTGGCAACGTCCAATCCTTTATGTGGTCCCTAAGCTATATATGGTTAGCATTCACTGAGCTGTGCTGGtacaatattataaaaaaaataaaaagaaacacCGGAAGGTAGAATGTCATGGCACGAGAGGGTGCATCTCTGTGACATTATTTGAGGAAACGGATGAAACTGAGACTATTCTATATCGAAATGGACAAAATTCGAATTATTTCATGTCCCCATGATACCAACTCCTAGAATTAAAGAAGCTAGAGCTAATTAGGCGATGGCCAGCCCAAACATCCAGCCTCGTCTTATccgattttttttggtaaattatTTCAGACCATGTTGCATTTTCCGGTTCACATACATACAGGCAGTTGCTCAGGAAATGCACACCAAATTTTGGCCCAACCATTGCCACCTACCTTACTTGGCATTCAATTAcccactgtttttttttttttgcaagtcACTCTCCATGCAAGCGGTCCACTCCTAAAGTCATATTTCCGCAACAGAGGATGCTATCTAGGTTCAAAGTCGGTCCTTGCATACATATAGATGGTACGAGTATCGAGCTTAGTGTGCGTCACAACCTCTTATCAATCTTGTGGATCCATCATCGATTGAGTTCATAGCGAGGGTGTCATAAGATTGGATAGGAAAGATTGTTATTGGCCGATAatgttttaagtatttttggacGGAGTCCTTGGCGCAGCATTACTCTATGAACAAATTTAGATCTTGCTACTAACTTTAGTCCTGGCCATGTGGTGGCGACTGTAGCTATAGATGAATAAAGAGAAGACTGATCAGGCGATTAATTACAGCGACAAAGACTGATGGGTCCCCTCTTTCCTCTTATGTGAAACGTGAATGAACTTGCACCATGGAGGGTTTACCTCGGACTGCAAGCCGTGTGCAACGCGTGGAAGGTTATAAACTTCATCCACATACAGGAAGTCAAGATAATTCCCACTACAAAACAAACCTAAACTGCAAAGGGCTACAGagtaactctctctctctctctctctctctctctctctctctctctcgatctccTCATTAGGAGAGAAATCGTTTCACTTAAGCAAGTGGGCCGGACTCTAGCTACTTAGCTGGGAGCATCTTGTGGGAGAGAGGAGGCATAAAGTTGAATGGCTGTAATGCTTGTTAACAATTTATAGCCTTATCTCTCTCAATTTCTCATCGCACAGGTGCTCAAAGCAAaccaaaggatttttttttttttttttctcagcaAACGCTCAGATGAAGATCCTCGTCTCCATCACCAGTAGGAAGAACGCCGGTCCTTACTATTTCATCACCTTTTCTTTCCTCATTTTTGCAGCCATCCTCTATGCTGTAGACTTCACCTCAATTCTCCAGCAAGGATGCCAGAAATACCAGCAGTTAGAGTACTCAACACAGAAGGAATCCAAACCACTACTCATTGAAAGCGAAGAAGAACCCCGTCCCACACAAATACATGGCGAGGAAACTAaactttttgataaacttaTAGTCGAACCAACAATATTAGCACAAGATGAGGAAGCCAAAATCTTCGAAGAAGTTTCGGCAGAACCAACAGCAACAGAAGGTAAGGAATCTAAAAGTTCGGAAAGAGGAGATGAAATAAAACCAGCAAGAACACAAGGTGAGGAAGCGAAAAGTTCTGATGGACATACAGTAGAACCGGCCGAAGAGAAGGATCTTGGCGTGCCATTCGCCATCGGGAGGATGGAGGAGGGGTGTGATTTGTTCAGTGGCGAGTGGGTCTATGACGAGGCGAGGCCTCACTACCGTGAGCGGGAGTGCCGTTTTATTAGCTCTCAGTTTACATGCCAAGCTCATGGGAGGCCCGACAGGTTGTACCAACACTGGAGATGGCAACCTCATGGCTGTTCTCTTCCAAGGtcctctcttccctctctctcttcatccTCACCATCTTAGCCAAACTGTATTATACTGAggctttttaatatcaaaaggaCTAATTATTGCAGCAGTTCTCAGAAAAGTGTTCAGTGTGTTCGTTAAATTTGTGATGGCTTAACATAAGAGAACATCCTGCTACAAATATATGGAATTGCATTATAAGTACTCCAGCTCCTAAGAAATCAGTCGCTGCTTTTCTATGATTTGGGTTCTTCTCCAATTACAGGTTCAATGCCACATTTATGTTGGAAAGGCTCCGAGGGAAGCGAATGCTGTTCGTCGGAGACTCCTTGAATCGGGGTCAGTACACGTCGCTGCTATGTCTCCTACAGCATGCCATCCCCAAGTTTTCCAAATCCCACGGGCACCATACTTCGCATACCGTGTTCAGCGCTCCGGTAATTAGCATCCAGTACTCTAAACTATGCGTTTCCATGGAAAACTAGTGAAGGAGAATCACGTCTTGCGACCAGAACTGACCACCCCTGGATGCACGCAGGAATACAATGCGAGCTTCGAGTTCTACTGGGCCCCCTTTCTTGTTGAGTCGAATTGCGATAATGCCTCGGTGCACCGAGTGACAGATAGAGTGGTTCATGAATACATGGGATCCCTTGAAAGGCATGCTCAGTATTGGAAGGGAGTTGATATTTTGGTCTTCAACACGTATGCATGGTGGATTACGGGGACAAAGATGAAGATTATGtaattctttttatttgtttttttttttccagagtcCATCACCTTCATGCTATCTCTTTGCTGCAATTTCCTTTAATCTGCTTAATTTCCCTAGCGATCATTGTGGATTAC
The Phoenix dactylifera cultivar Barhee BC4 chromosome 3, palm_55x_up_171113_PBpolish2nd_filt_p, whole genome shotgun sequence DNA segment above includes these coding regions:
- the LOC103717492 gene encoding protein trichome birefringence-like 33 — encoded protein: MRLLTSSNRKRSYYFYLVTLSFIIFAAILYAVDFTSILKHPCLRYQQLEYSSQRQKPRAFIGNQRERAALIRKEGEESLFTQADEAKILDEEVIVNFEAVSKQVEEGVIFDEDEEEGAEELEGENHGGVPFAVGRTEEGCNVFSGKWVYDEVSRPHYTERQCRFISPQMKCQAFGRPDKGYQHWRWQPHGCSLPSFNATFMLRRLRGKRILFVGDSLTKSQFMSMICLLQRAIPKYAKFHRHYGSHTIFSAPKYRATIEFYWAPFLVESNCDNATVHRVMDRIVHAYSGSINRHAQHWKGADVLIFNTYMWWITGSPMKILRRSRKGGMEFIKLMETEDAYRLALKRMVRWLEKNMDPQKTRVFFSGLSPSHWRSIEWGGERDGTCYNQTTPIADPTYWGSGASKSMMKVIDQVLSNTTVPITILNITQLSAYRKDAHTSVYKQLPYQLTRRQRKNPTSYADCVHWCLPGLQDTWNELLYTKLFFP
- the LOC103717493 gene encoding protein trichome birefringence-like 33 isoform X1, whose translation is MEGLPRTASRVQRVEGYKLHPHTGSQDNSHYKTNLNCKGLQTILYAVDFTSILQQGCQKYQQLEYSTQKESKPLLIESEEEPRPTQIHGEETKLFDKLIVEPTILAQDEEAKIFEEVSAEPTATEGKESKSSERGDEIKPARTQGEEAKSSDGHTVEPAEEKDLGVPFAIGRMEEGCDLFSGEWVYDEARPHYRERECRFISSQFTCQAHGRPDRLYQHWRWQPHGCSLPRFNATFMLERLRGKRMLFVGDSLNRGQYTSLLCLLQHAIPKFSKSHGHHTSHTVFSAPEYNASFEFYWAPFLVESNCDNASVHRVTDRVVHEYMGSLERHAQYWKGVDILVFNTYAWWITGTKMKIMRRYRGRKYIRLMGTEDGYRLVLKSMVSWLEKNMDPHKTRIFFMSMSPTHFRSMDWGGDMHGTCYGETIPIFSPTYWGSGASKSIMQVVREVLGDSKVPITVVNITQLSLYRKDAHTSIYKELRYNLTPAQVANPRSYADCNHWCLPGLQDTWNELLYTKLFFL
- the LOC103717493 gene encoding protein trichome birefringence-like 32 isoform X2, coding for MEGLPRTASRVQRVEGYKLHPHTGSQDNSHYKTNLNCKGLQTILYAVDFTSILQQGCQKYQQLEYSTQKESKPLLIESEEEPRPTQIHGEETKLFDKLIVEPTILAQDEEAKIFEEVSAEPTATEGKESKSSERGDEIKPARTQGEEAKSSDGHTVEPAEEKDLGVPFAIGRMEEGCDLFSGEWVYDEARPHYRERECRFISSQFTCQAHGRPDRLYQHWRWQPHGCSLPRFNATFMLERLRGKRMLFVGDSLNRGQYTSLLCLLQHAIPKFSKSHGHHTSHTVFSAPEYNASFEFYWAPFLVESNCDNASVHRVTDRVVHEYMGSLERHAQYWKGVDILVFNTYAWWITGTKMKIMRRYRGRKYIRLMGTEDGYRLVLKSMVSWLEKNMDPHKTRIFFMSMSPTHFRNIISLT